The genomic interval ATCGAAAAAGAAAAAATAACAGCTACTCCAATGGTGCCGACAATGTATAATGAAATATTAAACACTCCAAATAAACGGAATTTTGATATTTCATCGATGCGAGTCCTAGTATGTGCAGGCTCAGCCTTATTAACAAAAGTAAAAGAGGGAGTAATAGAATATTTTTCTAATGCAGGGTTATACGAATATTACGGCTCCACAGAACATGGATTCTATACAATCATAAAACCCAAAGATCAATTAAGGAAAAACAGATCTTGCGGTCTTCCTTTTTACGGAATAGAAATTAAGATTTTGGATGAAGAAGGTAATGAAGTGAACCAAGGTGAAGTCGGCGAGATATATAAGAAAGGTTTGTTACTTGGAGCAGAATACTACAAAAACAAAGAAGCCACTGAGAATTGTTTCCGTGGAAAGTGGGCGACATCTGGGGATATGGGATATGTTGATGAAGAAGGATTCCTGTATATTGTAGATAGAAAAAAAGACATGATTATAAGCGGAGGTGTAAATATATTCCCTACTGAAATTGAAGAGGTAATTCAATCTAATCCGTCGGTAAAGGAAGTAGGGGTTGTTGGTTTACCGGATGAAAAATGGGGAGAGGTTGTAAGCGCCTTCATAGTTAAGAAAAAAAATCAAGAAATAGATAAAAACGATATTTTAAAACATTGTGATGGAGTAATAGCAAATTATAAAAAGCCAAAAAATATTTTCTTTATAGATGAATTACCAAAAAACGCTGCTGGTAAAATTTTGAGAAGAAAAATTAAAGAATTAGCACCACAGTATAAAGTTTAATTTTAAATTCAAACCAAATACCGGAGGGATAAAAATGTGGTATAAGCTACCGAAAAAGTCGTTGTTTATGTTAATTTGGTGCTTTGCAAGTTTAATTTTTATCTATGGACCCTGGGGCTGGAACCCCACACCTGGTACATTTTCTTGGATTGCGGCAACTGAAGGAATTATGATGATTCTGACACCTATTGTTGCTATTATTATTCTCGCTAGTGAGAAAAAAGAGATGAAAATTGACAAAAACCAAGACCATGATCCAAATAAATTTAGTATGAGGGGGTAAATGATGAAACTTCTTGAAACTTTAATTGTGTGCTTTTTCTTTTTACTCTATATATTAATAGGAATCTATTATAATCGCAGATCATCTCTAGATAGAAGAAATTTCTATGTTGCTTCTGGAAAAATAGGCCTTCCTATTAATACTTTAGCCACATTTGCTGCTTTTGCCAGTGGTGGTTCGTTTTTAGGTTCAATAGGGGTAGCATATTCAGCTAGTATTAGTTACATTTGGGCAGCGATCACGGGATCGGTAGTAGGATTTATAGTAGCATCTATATTAGTCGCTCCATATTTAGGTGCTATGAAATTAAACAGTTTAGTCGATTTTTTTAAAGAAAGATATAATAACTGGAAAGTAATAAGGTTAATAGGTGGTTTAATCATTGTAGTTTCATTCTCACTGTATTTAATATCTCAATATAAGGCTGCAGGTATTACTGCTGAATATTTGTTAGGGTGGGATTATGTTTGGACTCTATTGCTTGTAACGCTTATATTTGTAATTTACACATCGATGGGTGGTATGTGGGCTATCACTATGACCGAATCAGTTCAAGCTGTACTAATGTTTATATTCATGATTCTTTTGCCAATTATTGCAGCTATAAAATTGGGTGGACCAATTACTATGATTTCAGCAGCAATGGAAAATAATCCCGCTTGGACAGCGCTGGGTGCACCTGTTATAACAATTATCGGGTTTGCCTTAGTTTGGACGTTTACGGTTTCATGTTTTCCCCATATCTCCATGAGAATTTTTGCATCTAAATCGAGCGATGCTGCAAAAAAAACATTGGGATATACAGGATTGCTTTACGGAATTTTTAGTTTAGTAGGTTTTTTAGGTGTTAGTGCAGCAGCACTCAATTTATTTCCTTTAGGCACGGATCAAGCTTTACAAGATGCAGATTTTGCTTATATAGCAGTTATGGAAGCTTATTTTCCTTCCATTCTTCAAGGATTAGCGGCATCGGCAATTTTTGCTGCTGTGATGTCTTCAACCAGTGGGATATTACTTGCTATATCAGCCGCTGTAAGTAATGATATTTGGGCGACGTTATTTCCGAGTGCTAATGACCGAACATTAATTCAAGTCGGTAGGATTTCTATTGTCCTAGCTGGTCTTATTGGCGCAATTTTAGCTCTCAATCCTCCTGCATTATTAGTCATTTTATATTCGCAAGCAACTGCCATGATGACCGCTGGGTTTTTCGGTCCTCTTGTATTGGGTATTTGGTGGAAAAAAGCGAACAAATATGGTGCGCTTGCTAATATGATTGTTGGAAGTGGCAGCTTTATGATATTGTTTGCTGTTGGTTCCCTCGGAATAGCGAATATTCCTACATTTTTGGAATTTATTATCGCACTTCCCCTCGGTATAATAGCTAATTTAATTGTATCAAACGCAACGTATAAAGAAAATTCGCCGGATTCAACTACAAATGTGGAGTTAATGAATTCAATTCATGAACGTGCTCAGACAATTGCTTAATTGTATTAAAATACACGATAGAAGATTTAGCCTCTTAAAATTAGAAGGAGCTATCTCTGTAAAATTGTCAATAGGAGGGGATGTAAAAATGCTCTATCAAAAAAATTGGAAAAATTTTATAGCTTACGATTATGAAAAATTTAAAGTTGATATAAATCAATTTATTGAGAAAAACAATGTAAAAGGGATTTGGAGAAATAATTCAGGATCGTGGATGTTAAGTAATCAAAAGGGTTATAGTTATACATCCTCACATCCTGTTCAATTTCATCTTAAAATTACTAAGGCGACTGCCAGCCCTTTCGAGAGATTTTTAATTAATTTTACAGGCAATGGTAAGTCTCTAGAAAACTTATGTTTTATTGAAATCGTTGTTCAAGACAAGGAAAACTTCCCCAAAATTCAGCTGTTATTTAGTCAATTTTTTAATCAATTGGATAAGAAACCGTGGGATCTTCAAAAACATCCAATGTTTCAGTTTGCTTGGATCCTGAAGATGAAAGTAAAAAAGAGATGGGAAAAATTTTTAGTAGACCATGGGAACTAAAAGTCATAAATAAGGGGTGTACCCAGAATGAATATAGGTCAAACTTTAATTTCAACGTGTTTGCGTTATCCTAAAAAAATTGCAATTATAGATACGGCACAAAATATCAAAATGACGTATATGCAACTAAATGAAAGAGTAAACAGACTCGGAAATGCGTTGGAAGCAATGGGTATAGGAAGAGGGGACAGAATAGCTATTTTATTGAAAAATTGTTTTCAATATATTGAGATTTCTTATGCTGCGGCAAAAATAGGAGTTATTGTCGTCCCACTAAATTTTAGATTAAATGACAAAGAAATTCACTTTATTTTGAAAGACTCTGGATCAAAACTGTTTCTAGTAAGCGCTGAATACATGGACGTAGCCGAAAAAAGTTTAAATAATACTGATGGAATTAAGACTATTTTAATTAATGAAGAAAATAATTTCGATAATATTCATAAATATGAGGAATTAATTAGGAATGCTTCTTCCGCCGAACCCAGAGTAAAAATAAATGAAAATGAATTTTTTGGTATTATGTATACCAGTGGTACTACTGGTTTACCGAAAGGAGTAATTCATACTCACAGAAGTTTGCTTGAAATAGCTACTAGATTTATTATCGAGTGTAAAATTCATGATAATGATAATACATTAATAGTATCTCCACTTTTCCATTTATCTGGTTTTGGAACGCTATTACCGTCTATTATCATGGGGACAAAGATTACAATTATGAGAACGTATGAACCTGAAATGTTCTTAAAAACAATACAAGACTTTGAAATAACCTTTTCACTACCAGTACCAACAATGATTAATAAAGCGTTAGATGTAGAAAATCTGAATAAATTTAATTTCACAAATTTGCGGTTACTAATGTATGGAGGATCATCAATATCTGCTCAAGCATTGACAAAAGCAATTGAGGTATTTCAATGTGATTTCCTGCAAGGATATGGATTGACTGAAGGAACCCCTTTATTAACGTTATCCCCAAAAGATCATGATTATGCTTTCAAGCACGATAATAAACTTTTGGAGGCTGCTGGGAGATCAGTCATATTAGGTGAAGTAAAGGTGGTAAACGATAATGGGGATGAGGTTGCCGTTGGTGAACCTGGTGAAATCATTGCACAAACACCACAAATTATGCAAGGATATTGGAATAGAGATGAAGAAACTCAAAAAACTTTAAAGAATAATTGGTTATATACCGGGGATGTAGGAATAAGGGATGAGCATGAATACATTTATATTGTAGATAGAAAAAAAGACATGATAATAAGCGGAGGTGAAAATATATACCCAGCTGAAGTAGAAAAGATAATTGAAAGACTTCCAGAGATATTGGAAACTGCAGTTATAGGTGTTCCAGATAAAGAGTGGGGAGAACAACTAAAAGCATTTGTTGTATTTAAAAAGGGAAAGACATTAACACAAAAAGAAATAATTGAATATTGTAAAAATAATTTGGCTAGTTATAAGAAACCATCGAGTGTGGAATTTATATCAGAATTACCGAGAAATGCTGGTGGAAAAATATTAAAAAATAAATTAAGAGAACCGTATTGGGAAAAGGAAGGAAGACAGGTGTAAACAAAGTGATCCAAATTTAATAAAATTTGAGTTTTCTAAAGCAGAATGATATCAGAGTACATTAGTAGTGTACGGTGAAACAATTGCGTTTCCATTATCACATGATGTTTTATGAATAAATTATTAATTAAATATTTGCTCTTTTCTAAATCTTGTATTGACAAAAGAGTTACTCGTGAGTTACTATAATTATGTAACTTACAAGTAACTTTTTTATTTTTAATGATGAAATTTTAGTAGTCAAGCAGGAGTAAATCAAACCTGTTTGTTGGAGACATGGTGAAAATTATCATTATTCCGAAAAGGAGAGAAGTTATTATGAATTTAAAAGTATTTCACCACCAAAAAAATAAAACTGAAATAAAATGCAAACATAAGTATACCGGGAATTTGCCGAGAAGAGTGAAATCTGTCTTGGTGGGGAGGTATAAGACTAATGAATGATAATTTTATTGAAAACCTTTACCTTCCAGTGATTGTAGCACCCATGTTCAGGGTTTCCGGACCGGAACTTGTAATTGCTGCATGCCGTAGTGGGGTTATAGGGTCTTTTCCAGCGATCAATCCACGAACAAGTGAAGAACTAGATCATTGGTTGAGTCAAATTACTCATGAATTAGTGGGGATACCAGAGGCAGCCCCATATGCCGTCAATTTGGTCATTCGTGATGAGAGGTTATCTGAAGATCTTGATGTCGTAATGCACCATCAGCCCCCAATTGTAATCAGCAGTGTTGGCTCACCAGAAGCAATCGTTCCATCTATACACTCATACGGAGGGATAGTTTTGTCCGATGTTGCTACTCTTCGGCACGCCCGAAATGCTGTTGAACTTGGTGTTGACGGCTTGATTCTACTCTGTGCAGGGGCTGGCGGCAATGCCGGTTGGGTCAATCCTTTTGCCTTTGTTCGTGCCGTTCGTGAATTTTATGATGGAATCGTCGTATTAGCAGGTTGTGTGATGGATGGAACAGGAATTCGTGCCGCTGAAGCACTTGGAGCTGATCTTGTCTATATGGGAACACGATTCATAGCAACAACAGAAAGCATGGCGGTAACCGAATACAAAGATAAGCTGACTGAAGTAAATATGGATGATGTGATGACAACAAAATCGTTTTCTGGCTTGACTGCAAATTATCTACGCCCTACGATTGTGGCAGCAGGATTGGATCCGGAAAATCTGCCATCGTATAACGAATTTAATAGCGGGGTTCATCGTAAAAAACGATGGAAGAATATTTGGTCAGCTGGACAAGGCGTTGGTGCTGTAAAAGATATTGTTCCCGTCTCCAAATTAGTTGATCGCTTATTTGATGAGTATAGTAAATGACAACTTAAAAGATAAAAAACATAATAGAATAGAAATAAGCCATTATTTAAGGAGAAGGAGAATTTTATAATGACTTCAAAAACAGACAGAAGTAACTCTGGAATAGAAAGCGGGAAAATTTATAGATTGTTAGATGAACTGTCAATTAAAAAAGGTTATTTATTGGATGAACAGAGATCCGAAGCTATTAAAAAACAGCATAGAAAAGGAAAGTTATCTGCTCGTGAGAGAATAAATCTTCTCATTGATGAAGGAACATTTATAGAACTGGGAATGTTGGTTCAACATGAGGGTATGGAAATGATGCGGGGGAAAGATACACCTGCTGATGGGATTGTAGCAGGGATCGGTGAAGTGGATGGACGCACTGTTGCTGTCATTGCCAATGACCCAACCGTATTAGGTGGTTCAATTGGAAAAATGGGAATGGAAAAGCAACAGCGAGTTGTAAAAACTGCGAAAGAATCAGGATTTCCTCTTGTTTTTCTTATGGAAGGAGGGGGACAC from Pueribacillus theae carries:
- a CDS encoding class I adenylate-forming enzyme family protein; its protein translation is MYLKHNQMTVGEIPKFFGEKFDTKNKVAVKSNDGFKITWEQLNKRSNKLARVIKEDFELVKGDKVVTFLNNCGEYPEIIYGLAKIGVIVAPISYRFISRELKYAIEHSDAKAIILSEDLYNVFQDISEEVQIPKKNILVIGNGILSNYEKRLNEKMDHNVEIQAEENDYFWLGLTGGTTGYPKAALTTHKSMVEHWKRMTIEFTVLENDYELISGPFYHGLGFLFGLQQLSVGGKIFITDKFDPQLVLSIIEKEKITATPMVPTMYNEILNTPNKRNFDISSMRVLVCAGSALLTKVKEGVIEYFSNAGLYEYYGSTEHGFYTIIKPKDQLRKNRSCGLPFYGIEIKILDEEGNEVNQGEVGEIYKKGLLLGAEYYKNKEATENCFRGKWATSGDMGYVDEEGFLYIVDRKKDMIISGGVNIFPTEIEEVIQSNPSVKEVGVVGLPDEKWGEVVSAFIVKKKNQEIDKNDILKHCDGVIANYKKPKNIFFIDELPKNAAGKILRRKIKELAPQYKV
- a CDS encoding sodium:solute symporter family protein, which gives rise to MKLLETLIVCFFFLLYILIGIYYNRRSSLDRRNFYVASGKIGLPINTLATFAAFASGGSFLGSIGVAYSASISYIWAAITGSVVGFIVASILVAPYLGAMKLNSLVDFFKERYNNWKVIRLIGGLIIVVSFSLYLISQYKAAGITAEYLLGWDYVWTLLLVTLIFVIYTSMGGMWAITMTESVQAVLMFIFMILLPIIAAIKLGGPITMISAAMENNPAWTALGAPVITIIGFALVWTFTVSCFPHISMRIFASKSSDAAKKTLGYTGLLYGIFSLVGFLGVSAAALNLFPLGTDQALQDADFAYIAVMEAYFPSILQGLAASAIFAAVMSSTSGILLAISAAVSNDIWATLFPSANDRTLIQVGRISIVLAGLIGAILALNPPALLVILYSQATAMMTAGFFGPLVLGIWWKKANKYGALANMIVGSGSFMILFAVGSLGIANIPTFLEFIIALPLGIIANLIVSNATYKENSPDSTTNVELMNSIHERAQTIA
- a CDS encoding long-chain-fatty-acid--CoA ligase, which encodes MNIGQTLISTCLRYPKKIAIIDTAQNIKMTYMQLNERVNRLGNALEAMGIGRGDRIAILLKNCFQYIEISYAAAKIGVIVVPLNFRLNDKEIHFILKDSGSKLFLVSAEYMDVAEKSLNNTDGIKTILINEENNFDNIHKYEELIRNASSAEPRVKINENEFFGIMYTSGTTGLPKGVIHTHRSLLEIATRFIIECKIHDNDNTLIVSPLFHLSGFGTLLPSIIMGTKITIMRTYEPEMFLKTIQDFEITFSLPVPTMINKALDVENLNKFNFTNLRLLMYGGSSISAQALTKAIEVFQCDFLQGYGLTEGTPLLTLSPKDHDYAFKHDNKLLEAAGRSVILGEVKVVNDNGDEVAVGEPGEIIAQTPQIMQGYWNRDEETQKTLKNNWLYTGDVGIRDEHEYIYIVDRKKDMIISGGENIYPAEVEKIIERLPEILETAVIGVPDKEWGEQLKAFVVFKKGKTLTQKEIIEYCKNNLASYKKPSSVEFISELPRNAGGKILKNKLREPYWEKEGRQV
- a CDS encoding NAD(P)H-dependent flavin oxidoreductase: MNDNFIENLYLPVIVAPMFRVSGPELVIAACRSGVIGSFPAINPRTSEELDHWLSQITHELVGIPEAAPYAVNLVIRDERLSEDLDVVMHHQPPIVISSVGSPEAIVPSIHSYGGIVLSDVATLRHARNAVELGVDGLILLCAGAGGNAGWVNPFAFVRAVREFYDGIVVLAGCVMDGTGIRAAEALGADLVYMGTRFIATTESMAVTEYKDKLTEVNMDDVMTTKSFSGLTANYLRPTIVAAGLDPENLPSYNEFNSGVHRKKRWKNIWSAGQGVGAVKDIVPVSKLVDRLFDEYSK